A genomic region of Dioscorea cayenensis subsp. rotundata cultivar TDr96_F1 unplaced genomic scaffold, TDr96_F1_v2_PseudoChromosome.rev07_lg8_w22 25.fasta BLBR01000566.1, whole genome shotgun sequence contains the following coding sequences:
- the LOC120254659 gene encoding uncharacterized protein LOC120254659, whose protein sequence is MDRYIDAMKINRVEEKYTIGECMAAFNVLCDQFPDEDFVKITTLFKDKDNRPANSTPKEKQQKKQKDEAGPAESSQKEKQHKKKKEEDSDESPPKAKGRKGGGFLAPLQLSDALIKFIGTGESALSRSDVVKRVWNYIKENKLQV, encoded by the exons ATGGATAGATATATTGATGCTATGAAAATAAACCGGGTAGAGGAGAAGTACACCATAGGAGAATGCATGGCGGCATTTAATGTGTTGTGTGATCAATTTCCAGAtgaagattttgttaaaattacaacattgtttaaagataaGGATAATC GTCCAGCCAATTCAACTCCTAAAGAAAAACAGCAAAAGAAACAGAAAGATGAAG CAGGTCCAGCTGAGTCATCTCAGAAGGAAAAGCAgcataagaagaagaaagaggaag ATTCTGATGAATCACCACCAAAAGCAAAAGGTCGAAAAGGAGGTGGTTTCCTTGCTCCACTCCAACTTTCAGATGCTCTAATTAAGTTCATTGGTACTGGAGAAAGTGCTCTATCAAGGTCTGATGTTGTGAAGAGAGTATGGAActacataaaagaaaacaagttgCAGGTATAA
- the LOC120254660 gene encoding uncharacterized protein LOC120254660, translated as MAGRAPATPQEIDAHIEEVRMRGTISRGSPSREEEPEDLVKAIIPFVSIQDTDSSSKIVEEGTSSQDVPTGVKNIDDLLRWARVEDDVEEEASSAQAEEAIGERNTDAPTSTEEEVAAILSEIFGDIHQHTGAPVDTDPVTAQVTTSPATSDSSHSSDEILLKDRVSKIIREKKAVLGKKGTIWKEGNVRNKSSVRKEVPEEGESSKKKFKTVAERGLIVERVIDEVAFKKYVLTELLQERSPYKSVTFAESYSLPLVQEFYSSLLPSDKGITKVYIWGKWIPFTSTCLNRFLEFKSEVKENYEKGLELNEDVLKEIIGGRTESWGEETRLPTSTLIAKYNVLIVKELAILLYAIGTEKKFNLGRKRKAVTVVKKLKISQKLFTLDKKIDLPIGRMSPPSMSEDAEEKSVWVQKQLCQIMPKGEIVSATALLLT; from the exons ATGGCCGGCCGTGCTCCTGCAACCCCACAAGAAATTGATGCCCATATTGAAGAAGTAAGGATGAGAGGGACCATCTCTAGAGGGAGTCCATCTAGAGAAGAAGAACCAGAAGATCTGGTGAAAGCAATCATCCCCTTTGTTTCTATTCAGGATACTGATTCATCTTCTAAAATAGTGGAAGAAGGAACATCATCACAGGATGTGCCCACAGGTGTCAAGAACATAGATGATCTCCTAAGATGG GCTAGGGTAGAAGATGAtgtagaagaagaagcaagTTCAGCTCAAGCAGAAGAGGCTATTGGGGAAAGAAATACAGATGCTCCCACTAGTACTGAAGAAGAGGTTGCTGCTATTCTAAGTgaaatttttggtgatatacACCAGCATACTGGTGCACCTGTAGATACAGACCCTGTCACAGCACAAGTTACAACATCTCCTGCAACATCAGATAGTTCACATAGTTCTGATGAGATCCTACTCAAAGATCGTGTTTCTAAGATCATTAGAGAAAAGAAGGCAGTGTtagggaagaaaggaaccaTTTGGAAAGAAGGCAATGTCAGGAATAAAAGTAGTGTCCGGAAAGAAGTCCCAGAAGAAGGAGAAT CTTCAAAGAAGAAATTCAAGACTGTTGCTGAGAGAGGACTCATCGTTGAAAGGGTAATAGATGAAGTTGCTTTTAAGAAGTATGTGTTGACTGAGCTACTGCAAGAGAGGAGTCCATACAAGTCTGTGACATTTGCTGAAAGTTACAGCTTACCTTTAGTACAGGAATTTTATAGCAGTCTATTACCATCTGACAAGGGCATCACCAAAGTTTACATTTGGGGAAAGTGGATTCCTTTTACCTCAACTTGTCTGAACAGATTTCTAGAGTTCAAATCTGAAGTGAAAGAAAACTATGAAAAAGGGCTTGAATTGAATGAGGATGTTCTGAAAGAGATTATTGGAGGAAGGACAGAGTCATGGGGAGAAGAGACAAGACTTCCAACCTCCACCCTCATAGCTAAGTACAACGTTCT CATAGTGAAGGAGCTTGCAATTTTATTGTATGCTATTGGAACTGAAAAGAAGTTCAATCTAGGAAG GAAGAGAAAAGCAGTCACAGTAGTGAAGAAGCTGAAGATCTCTCAAAAACTATTTACCCTAGATAAGAAAATTGATCTACCTATAGGAAGGATGTCACCACCATCAATGTCTGAAGATGCTGAAGAG AAGTCAGTCTGGGTGCAAAAGCAGTtatgtcaaattatgccaaagggggagattgttagtgcaactgcACTATTATTGACATGA
- the LOC120254664 gene encoding uncharacterized protein LOC120254664 isoform X1 translates to MMILLDVQLRVLVQREEMNQQHLFQPCISDSFPPSSIRSNPASFYATELLMGFPWFDNRLRGARSLTDTLPQFDCSAVSQNIDRVQFRNTAENELQSVGQSMQMMGIQQEKVSPGKSNTNKTRIQWAQDLHEKFVEAVNRLGGAEKATPKGILNIAVPWKLQRL, encoded by the exons ATGATGATTCTTTTGGATGTTCAATTGAGAGTTTTGGTTCAACGAGAAGAAATGAATCAGCAGCATCTTTTTCAGCCATGTATTTCTGATTCATTTCCTCCTAGTTCTATTAGATCAAATCCTGCTTCTTTTTATGCTACTGAGCTTTTGATGGGATTTCCTTGGTTTGATAATCGACTCAGAGGAGCTCGTTCCCTAACTGATACTCTTCCTCAATTCGATTGTTCTGCAGTTTCTCAAAACATAGACAGAGTTCAATTCAGAAATACTGCAGAAAATGAGCTTCAATCAGTTGGACAAAGTATGCAAATGATGGGG ATTCAACAGGAAAAGGTTTCACCAGGAAAATCAAACACCAATAAAACAAGAATTCAATGGGCTCAGGATCTTCATGAGAAGTTTGTTGAAGCGGTTAATCGCCTTGGAGGTGCAGAGA AAGCAACTCCGAAAGGGATACTGAACATTGCAGTGCCATGGAAATTACAGAGGCTTTGA
- the LOC120254664 gene encoding protein PHOSPHATE STARVATION RESPONSE 2-like isoform X2, which translates to MMILLDVQLRVLVQREEMNQQHLFQPCISDSFPPSSIRSNPASFYATELLMGFPWFDNRLRGARSLTDTLPQFDCSAVSQNIDRVQFRNTAENELQSVGQSMQMMGEKVSPGKSNTNKTRIQWAQDLHEKFVEAVNRLGGAEKATPKGILNIAVPWKLQRL; encoded by the exons ATGATGATTCTTTTGGATGTTCAATTGAGAGTTTTGGTTCAACGAGAAGAAATGAATCAGCAGCATCTTTTTCAGCCATGTATTTCTGATTCATTTCCTCCTAGTTCTATTAGATCAAATCCTGCTTCTTTTTATGCTACTGAGCTTTTGATGGGATTTCCTTGGTTTGATAATCGACTCAGAGGAGCTCGTTCCCTAACTGATACTCTTCCTCAATTCGATTGTTCTGCAGTTTCTCAAAACATAGACAGAGTTCAATTCAGAAATACTGCAGAAAATGAGCTTCAATCAGTTGGACAAAGTATGCAAATGATGGGG GAAAAGGTTTCACCAGGAAAATCAAACACCAATAAAACAAGAATTCAATGGGCTCAGGATCTTCATGAGAAGTTTGTTGAAGCGGTTAATCGCCTTGGAGGTGCAGAGA AAGCAACTCCGAAAGGGATACTGAACATTGCAGTGCCATGGAAATTACAGAGGCTTTGA